TTTCAGCAGAGACGGTACTCCCCCCAGTCGACAGGGCTCCCGTGCCCCGGCTGCAAACATTTTTCATGCTATCTCCTGCAGCAAACATGCATGACAAATTGGGCTTGCAGCGCACCtggggcccgatctactaaaggtttgtgtgtataaaaacacgtgcaaacttgatagcgcgcgcaaagctgacgtactaaccgggagcaccgaggattgtgtctgtcaaatgagcaaaatagcactcgcaaatcatttagtgtgtttgccttcatgaatatgcagaatacatgtagatcatcagaacgcgcaaaatactgggaggaggagatgcaaatgtaatcaattagcacacgcaatgtgatctatcaaaccagATAGCcagcgctgtatttgcgtctatatttagcacatttgaaaggcaggtgcaaactggcacagcgttacgcacacatggctgcggtcactgtaaagctcatcataacatcgctttacaacatgcccgcaaaagctgggcttacaagcattactacatgttttagtcaatcaataataataataataataataataataaaacaacacaaattcaaagcagttcagcaccacggatagcgaccgcatcattctgacacccactttaactttttcatataatgagagcacagtaggtcactgtatcaacagatataaagtttagtataattggcacagcggcccacatgttcacatacagagaaaaaatcaatatgaagtactcggcctactcaccactgtttggacgagccttaagctccgcggacttgtccacgatgcactgtgtccattttctttgatctgtcattctcaatagataacatgacatgtcctcaaacatgttcccagttccatttaagctggtgaatctttgggacagttgctggatgatgatatcaggcattaaaaatgttcaccagaaagttgctccctgcgtcagtgaggcagctgtcttcatccaagtgacgcctaacttttctagagcaagagtggcagactaagcctcatcaaatcgctctctaaactccatcaaaacactgattgtgttttggagtagagtagatgtgtttatctcatcggcagatcttctgttttttctcacatcattcaccttttcacagatggcctcccaaatcacatttctaacactgagatgtctctgctggagttcaccgatgtgtttatttccctcctccacaaagatctccaactccatggcttcaaacttcatttatcgcttaaggccactccgTTCtgtcaaactctccatggtgacagccgatagcacacgcaaaatcctcattaaagggcggtccgtCCCACTTTTGCACTTAtaatttgcgcacgcagtcttagtagatcacccgcaacacgcccagaaataacacgcgCAAAATTAtaatttgcacacgcaaattagcgctcgttatttgggatcttagtagatcaggccctgagaGTTGTTGTTTAGAGGAGCATTTAGATTGTAAGACAAGTGTAGAGTGTGGACAGCAGTACATTTCAGATCCAGTAAATACTGTCTCCTAGAGATTAGCTCTGTATATTAGAGGATGAACAGTCACatgttctctttctgtttctaatCATAAAATAAGTGATGCTGGAGTCAGCACACAGGATAGTGTACTACATGATGACATGttgaaaacaacaaatgaacTATCAGAGGACATTTTACAAAGACGTACGGTGTCAACACTGATGAGAGTCCTCATGTATCTTCATTCACAACCTTTACTGTCCATGCTGACAGAGAAGCTGGTTCAGTCGGCCTCTTCATTCTCTCTAAACGTAGTAACTGTCAGAAATCAGATGTGTATTAACGTCATTTTAAGAAGACAGGGCAGCTGTAGGTTACCTGATCAATCAGCTGATCATGAAAGATGATCATTAACTTACATTTAGTGAGTGAGTGCatccctgagagagagagagagagagagagagagagagagagagagagagagagagagagatctaaAACACGAATGTCTTTACAGCCCAGATCTGGATCTTTCTATTGGATAGATTTGTTCTACTTGATAGTCTTCTGGTGgtctgtgtgttctctgactcAGGTCCAATCACTCCTCTGAAAAGACTTCAACTCAACAAGATCTTTGTTAGTGAatgagatgttttcttttacacatTCAGTGTTTGAGTTCTTGTTGTCTGTTATACCTCAGTGTATCCAGTCTGCAGAGGGGATCCTCCagtccagcagacagcagatccactcctgagtctcctggatggttgtagctcaggtccagctctctcaggtggGAGGAGTTGGAggtcagagctgaggccagagaagcacagccttcctctgtgatcagacatcctgacagcctggagttagaaataaaaacatacagtcAGCAAAGTGTTGAAGTTTGGAccatttaaatacaaacaacCATAAACATTATGAGAAGGAAACCggacctgagagtttccagtttaCAATGTGGACTCTTCAGTCCAGCAGACAGCAGCTctactcctgaatcctgcaggtggttgttactcaggtccagctctctcagactggaggactgtgagctgaggactgaggacagagcttcacagcttctctctgacaggttacatccactcagcctgaagaagatgatgagaaCAAACAAATGGTTTCAGTTGTCATGAACAGAATGAATTCTATTTCAAATGTCTCCCTCATGAactcacacagctttgttggaggctttgatcactggcagcagcctcagaagagcctcctctgaagcagagtacttcttcaggtcaaacaggtccagatctttctctgaggacagtaagatgaagaccagagctgaccactgagcaggagacagtttCTCTGTGGAGAGAAGTCCTGATCTCAGGGACTGTTGGATCTGCTCCACTAGAGACCGGtccttcagttcattcagacagtggaacaggttaatgcttctctctgcagacagatcctcactgatcttccgcttgatgtactggactgtttcctgattggtctgtgagctACTTCCTGTATGTGTCAGCAGACCTCTCAGGAGAGTCTGATTGGTCTGCAGTGAAAGACCCAGGAGGAAGCGCAGGAACAAATCCAGGTGTCCGTTTGGACTCTGTAAGACCCGGTCCACTGCACTCTGATGGAGATGGTTCAGTTTAGGTTTGTCTCTAAAGATTTTAGAGATCAGGGATGTTGGTTGTTCTTCCATCAGGTTGAGTCCAGACCtggtgaaggtcagatggacatgaagagcagccagaaactcctgaacgctcaggtggatgaagcagaacacctggtcctggtacagtcctctctcctctctgaagatctgtgtgaacactcctgagtacactgaggcttccttgatcttgatgccacactctgtcaggtcggactcatagaagatcaggtttcctttctgcagctgatcaaaagccagttttcccagagactggatcatctccctgctctctggacTCCAGAGTGGATCAGTCTCAGCTCCTCCATCGTATTTGATGCTCTTCAGTTTGGACTGGACCACCATGAAGTGGATGTACATCTCAGTCAAGGTCCtgggcagctctcctccctctctggtcttcagcacatcctccagaactgtagcagtgatccagcagaagaccgggatgtggcacatgatgtggaggcttcgTGATTTCTTGATGTGGGAGATGACTCTGCGGGCCTGCTCCTGGTCTCTGGATCTCTTCTTGAAATACTCCTCCTTCTGAGGgtcagtgaaccctctgacctctgtcaccatgtcaacacactcaggagggatctgactggctgctgcaggtcttgtggtgatccagaggcgagcagaggggagcaggttccccctgatgaggtttgtcagcagcacatccactgaggtGGACTCTGTAGCATCAGTCAGGATCGGATTGTTgtggaagtccagaggaagtcgacactcatccagaccgtcaaagatgaacacaacctggaactcttcaaacctgcagagtcctgcttctctggtctgagtaaagaagtgatgaacaagttccaccaagctgaactttctctctctcagcacattcagctctctgaacgtgaaggggaatgtgaactggatgtcctggtggtctttgtcttcagcccagtccagagtgaacttgtgtgttaagactgttttcccgatgccagccactccctttgtcagcactgctctgattggttgatctcttccaggtgagcctttaaagatgtcttcttgtctgatggtggtctctggtctgtgtggtgtcctggatgctgcttcaatctgtctgacctcatgttcatcattgacctctccagtccctccctctgtgatgtagagctctgtgtagatctggttcagaagggttgggtttcctgctttagcgatcccctcaaacacacactggaacttctccttcaggtgaGACTTCAGTTTACGTCTGCACTCTGGAACAACAGTTCCTAAAAGAACagaagagaaatgtgatgaatgatctGAAGCTACGATCAGTCTGATGAATCtacactttcagacatcaggatggatttgattttcctcctctctgaaatctcttcatcagctgtgaacagtttctcacagctcatagatgtgatacaaatgtgtgcatcatattaacagcagagtttgaaatgtaaacctctcccatgttgtctccatttcctctctccatcatgttcaatgtgttcaaatcctcttactgctctgcagacagtcagccagctcctcctgcttcattctcctcaggaagtgcagagtgatctccagaaaggcctctctgctcctcctctgctcttcatcgtcatcctccctctgactcgctaagcattctgggtaatctggactcagagctctctggatctccttcagctcggtctttacaaaactgatgatgttctcctggagcagctggagcagaaCAAAATAGAGCATCAGAtcatctgtgacagacagagagcctgcTGGTATGCAGAGTCCAGCATGGAGACTGGATCACAATGCTGCTTCAGGACTTAGTCGGTGGATGGTCCTGTCTTCTACAAATCAAGTTTCTCTGAAATGAACTTCCTGATGGAGAAATCTCCTGGTGTGCTTTCATCCAGAAAAAATCTGCAGTGACTTTAgacctgatgtgtttattagaatgaagctgaaagcagcagctgtcattaacatgaagcaaagtgtttctgttgtttagacCTCAAACTGGACTCACTTTGTGAACTCTGCTTCCAAAGTCTGAGCCTGTGAGAGcagcatgacctctgacctctgactgtgtgcagctcagaaatgtaagtcttcattcagtcagtcaaacactgagtgtgaagagaattcaggcagagatgatgtttgcagtgtaatcaggaaacagaaacatccaaacagaatgagtgtgtgctctgattctcaggaggagctgtgtttgtacatttactcaCCATGAATATGGAGTCCAGCtctgtttgatgctgctgggcagactgaccaatgggAGCCTCTGATCTCTGACCTCTGTGGAACAAATATAACATCATGTagtgtatataatataatgacacacagtgtCGATGTGATAGATTCTATGTAGTGGATCCTGGTAGAAACACTGCTGGATCCTCctacaaacacaggacacacatgaaGATACTACATGCTGAGTACAGTTCTTTCTGCCTCCACTCCTGTTTACTGTGTTGATCCTGATAGAAACACAACCAGTGACTAATGTTCaccttcacagagaaaacaccaaccacagTTACAAAGgtttcacacacaacaacaggaacTTTGAGAGGCTTACCGCTCATCAGCACTCATCTCTCCATCATTGAAATCTTCTTGTCTGTCCATAGACCAgtcactctttaaggacacacagctgggtccagatCCAGGTCCTGATCCTGGTACAGAATCCTCTCCGTCCTCAAACTGATTCATAGCAGAGCCTCCACCTTcacacaaaaataacaacatgttcatcattacaactttacaccacagagacacacactgctctctgaCACAGTGTCATCCCTGCCTCTACCACCAGATGGAGCCACGTTCATTATATTCTCTTGATGAAGCGTTCCTCCTTGTTGACTCCAGAGCTCGTCTGGAACCATTTAGAGTTCAGTTCAACATGAAGACATGAgaaaactttcactttgatgttTGGCAGAATAAAGAAAGTACTCACCAGGTCAATTCAGATCCACTTCCTGCTTCACCTGTAGAAGaaccacagagagagactgGGGTGGAAAAACTGTAGATAAAGTGATGGACCAACAAACAAGTCTTTGTCTTGTTCATAAAATACCTTTAGGAACAGATCAGAGCCGACCGAGTACAGagtcctctctctgctgactgACACAGGGAAGCTGTATCTGCTGGTTACCTCCAGTTTGTGGTTTCATAAACTACGTACTCTCTTCACAGTTCCCCCGAGTTCAcgtgtcagcagcagcagagcgctGACCTCATTTCAACACACATCCTGTTTACCAGATCCTCCAGTACTCACACCACGTGAGATAAAACACACTTAACATTAGAATAAGGTTTACTCTTAAGGGGCCTTTTAATCTGACCCTGTAGGTCcctgtttctgattggtagagtaccgGCAGTGATTTATTTCACCCACTGtccaaacaatcaatcaatcaatggtTGAACTTCTGATTAAAAAGCACCTTTAGCAACACAACAAATATGATTAAACATCAAACATGATCATTCATCCTTTTCAGTAATTATCCATCACAACACTCAGCAGCTGCCCCTC
This genomic interval from Notolabrus celidotus isolate fNotCel1 chromosome 4, fNotCel1.pri, whole genome shotgun sequence contains the following:
- the LOC117811261 gene encoding NLR family CARD domain-containing protein 3-like → MKQEELADCLQSRTVVPECRRKLKSHLKEKFQCVFEGIAKAGNPTLLNQIYTELYITEGGTGEVNDEHEVRQIEAASRTPHRPETTIRQEDIFKGSPGRDQPIRAVLTKGVAGIGKTVLTHKFTLDWAEDKDHQDIQFTFPFTFRELNVLRERKFSLVELVHHFFTQTREAGLCRFEEFQVVFIFDGLDECRLPLDFHNNPILTDATESTSVDVLLTNLIRGNLLPSARLWITTRPAAASQIPPECVDMVTEVRGFTDPQKEEYFKKRSRDQEQARRVISHIKKSRSLHIMCHIPVFCWITATVLEDVLKTREGGELPRTLTEMYIHFMVVQSKLKSIKYDGGAETDPLWSPESREMIQSLGKLAFDQLQKGNLIFYESDLTECGIKIKEASVYSGVFTQIFREERGLYQDQVFCFIHLSVQEFLAALHVHLTFTRSGLNLMEEQPTSLISKIFRDKPKLNHLHQSAVDRVLQSPNGHLDLFLRFLLGLSLQTNQTLLRGLLTHTGSSSQTNQETVQYIKRKISEDLSAERSINLFHCLNELKDRSLVEQIQQSLRSGLLSTEKLSPAQWSALVFILLSSEKDLDLFDLKKYSASEEALLRLLPVIKASNKAVLSGCNLSERSCEALSSVLSSQSSSLRELDLSNNHLQDSGVELLSAGLKSPHCKLETLRLSGCLITEEGCASLASALTSNSSHLRELDLSYNHPGDSGVDLLSAGLEDPLCRLDTLRYNRQQELKH